In a genomic window of Prosthecochloris marina:
- the murI gene encoding glutamate racemase translates to MTISASSPVGIFDSGIGGLTVVKAIQSLLPSERIIYFGDTARVPYGSKSQVTIRKYAQDDTAILMKYQPKMIIVACNTVSSLALDVVQQVGKGVPVLGVLEAGAELAVKHSRNNRIGVIGTRATIASNAYSLAISAIDPDAEVFSSPCPLFVPLAEEGYIDHPASGMIAREYLEGLLVHGVDTLVLGCTHYPILRNMIEEIVGPDIAIIDSAEAVALRAKEVLVENNLLNDAGSVFPHLLVSDLPQKFKTLCELFLGRDIPDVELVDV, encoded by the coding sequence ATGACTATATCAGCATCAAGTCCGGTCGGTATATTTGATTCGGGTATTGGTGGGCTTACCGTGGTTAAAGCCATACAATCTCTTCTGCCTTCGGAACGTATTATTTATTTCGGAGATACGGCTCGTGTTCCTTATGGCTCGAAATCGCAAGTCACGATTCGCAAATACGCGCAGGATGATACGGCTATTTTGATGAAGTATCAGCCTAAGATGATTATTGTTGCCTGTAATACCGTTTCATCACTTGCGCTCGATGTTGTCCAACAGGTTGGTAAAGGTGTTCCGGTGCTGGGAGTTTTGGAAGCCGGTGCCGAGCTCGCAGTTAAACATTCACGTAACAACCGTATCGGGGTTATAGGGACCAGGGCGACTATTGCGTCGAATGCCTACTCGCTTGCCATCAGTGCCATTGATCCTGATGCCGAAGTTTTTTCTTCACCCTGTCCTTTGTTCGTCCCACTTGCAGAAGAAGGGTACATCGATCATCCTGCTTCAGGTATGATAGCCCGGGAGTATCTCGAAGGGCTTTTGGTGCACGGGGTCGATACTCTTGTTCTCGGGTGTACGCACTACCCGATACTCAGGAATATGATAGAGGAAATCGTCGGCCCGGATATCGCTATCATAGATTCAGCAGAAGCCGTTGCTCTCAGAGCAAAAGAGGTGCTGGTTGAAAACAATCTGCTCAATGATGCCGGTTCGGTTTTTCCTCATCTGCTTGTCAGCGATCTTCCGCAGAAATTCAAGACACTCTGTGAACTTTTCCTTGGCCGGGATATTCCGGATGTGGAACTGGTGGATGTGTGA
- a CDS encoding SDR family NAD(P)-dependent oxidoreductase: protein MKQKVICITGSTDGIGRAAALQLAGNGSRVILHGRNSEGLEKVKGEIALYTGCSNIREIKADFSSLDEVALMAETLLESEQSIDVLINNAGLYSERRELTVDGFETTFAVNYLAHFHLTLLLEPLLLKSRARIVNVSSVDHLSADFDIGNIQGERHYTGYNAYAFSKLCNVMFTVEHAERLKGTGATVNTLDPGILATKLLHAGWSLSGEDPVYGGDRLAWLALSKDVAALTGYYFENNRQASYSPLVNDRQLRQQLWDISEKMLEAKG from the coding sequence ATGAAGCAAAAAGTTATCTGCATAACAGGAAGCACGGATGGGATCGGTCGTGCGGCGGCTTTGCAACTTGCAGGCAACGGTTCGAGGGTTATTCTGCATGGCAGAAACAGTGAGGGGCTTGAAAAGGTAAAAGGGGAGATCGCCTTATATACCGGATGTTCAAACATCAGAGAAATAAAAGCCGACTTCAGTTCTCTCGATGAGGTTGCTCTTATGGCTGAAACGCTGCTTGAAAGTGAGCAGTCAATAGATGTGTTGATTAATAACGCTGGCCTTTACAGTGAGCGAAGGGAACTGACGGTTGATGGCTTTGAAACCACCTTTGCAGTGAACTATCTTGCTCACTTCCACTTGACTCTTCTGCTGGAACCACTCCTGCTCAAGAGTAGGGCTCGCATTGTCAACGTCAGTTCGGTCGATCATCTCAGCGCCGATTTCGACATCGGAAACATCCAGGGAGAGCGACACTATACGGGCTATAATGCCTATGCCTTCAGCAAGCTCTGTAATGTCATGTTCACGGTTGAACATGCTGAGCGGCTCAAGGGGACAGGTGCTACCGTCAATACTCTGGATCCCGGCATACTGGCAACAAAGTTGCTTCATGCCGGATGGTCACTTTCAGGAGAAGATCCGGTATACGGCGGCGACAGGTTGGCGTGGCTTGCGCTTTCAAAGGATGTTGCGGCGTTAACCGGCTATTATTTCGAAAACAACCGACAGGCTTCATATTCCCCGCTTGTAAATGATCGGCAACTGCGTCAACAGCTCTGGGATATCAGTGAAAAGATGCTGGAGGCTAAGGGATAG
- the lptE gene encoding LptE family protein translates to MLRRKRIKGLLPVFAGLVLFLQGCYSFTGASIPPHIKTVAVPTFKEQSGAGVAQLSAEFTEKLIDTIELQSSLSIEPDINRADALLEAAIVSFSDESSQIGSETERAITNRITIVVRASFNDRVQNKAFFTKTSFNGFDDYDVGDFAGKEEAIDTVIDQIVDDLFNRMISNW, encoded by the coding sequence GTGTTGAGGCGCAAGAGGATTAAGGGATTGCTTCCGGTTTTTGCGGGCCTTGTGCTTTTTCTACAGGGCTGCTATTCTTTTACAGGGGCGTCGATACCTCCTCACATCAAGACGGTTGCAGTGCCGACCTTTAAAGAGCAATCGGGAGCCGGTGTGGCTCAACTGAGTGCCGAGTTTACAGAAAAACTGATCGATACGATTGAATTGCAAAGTTCATTGAGCATCGAGCCGGACATAAACAGGGCGGATGCTTTGCTTGAAGCGGCAATTGTTTCGTTCAGCGATGAATCAAGCCAGATTGGCAGTGAAACCGAACGTGCAATAACCAACAGGATTACAATTGTAGTCCGCGCATCGTTCAACGACCGGGTACAGAATAAAGCCTTTTTTACCAAAACGTCGTTCAATGGATTTGATGATTACGATGTCGGTGATTTTGCCGGAAAAGAAGAGGCAATCGATACGGTTATCGACCAGATTGTCGATGACCTTTTTAACCGCATGATCTCGAATTGGTAG
- a CDS encoding SDR family NAD(P)-dependent oxidoreductase, with the protein MAKLFDKVAIITGSTRGIGKVIAQAFVREGAKVVITSSSKINVDAALNDFPDQSVFGHVCDVSNCAEVEELVTTTVERFGKLDVFINNAGISDTFYNVTDGDPKEWGRVIDINLKGTYYGTRAALNYFLETGNTGRIINMAGSGTDKKSNTPYISAYGSSKAAIARFTFAVAEEYKNQPVSVMLLHPGLVRTEILSGPQTPEMKRQQATFRTVVDIFSQSPSVAASLAVKMASEKGGCKNGDYLSALDGKRKKWLLFSYPFRKLFHKIDRTNY; encoded by the coding sequence GATCGGTAAAGTCATTGCACAGGCATTCGTACGGGAAGGTGCGAAGGTTGTTATTACATCCAGCAGCAAAATCAATGTCGATGCGGCACTGAACGATTTTCCCGACCAGAGCGTTTTCGGTCACGTTTGCGATGTGTCGAACTGTGCTGAAGTGGAGGAACTGGTGACAACGACTGTTGAGCGGTTTGGAAAGCTCGATGTTTTTATCAATAACGCAGGAATATCCGATACTTTTTACAACGTTACCGATGGTGATCCCAAAGAGTGGGGGCGTGTTATCGATATTAACCTGAAGGGCACTTATTATGGTACAAGGGCAGCCTTGAACTATTTTCTCGAAACCGGCAACACAGGAAGAATTATCAACATGGCCGGTTCAGGGACTGATAAGAAATCGAATACTCCCTATATCAGTGCCTATGGTTCGTCGAAAGCTGCAATAGCGAGATTTACTTTTGCCGTTGCGGAAGAGTATAAAAACCAGCCTGTTTCCGTCATGTTGTTGCATCCAGGGCTTGTTCGTACAGAGATACTTTCCGGTCCGCAAACGCCTGAAATGAAACGCCAGCAGGCAACTTTTCGCACAGTAGTCGATATTTTTTCCCAATCGCCCTCTGTAGCGGCATCATTGGCGGTAAAAATGGCCAGCGAAAAAGGTGGATGTAAAAATGGTGACTACCTTTCAGCACTTGATGGAAAGCGTAAAAAATGGCTTCTGTTTTCCTATCCGTTTCGAAAACTGTTTCATAAAATCGACCGGACAAACTATTAG